A segment of the Vagococcus hydrophili genome:
CAAGGTATATTGTGAAGAGTTAGATCACCGGATTAAGTGTTACGGTTACCGCGTTGAGGAAGCTGATTTCCAAGGAGAATTACTTGTCGATAAATTAAAAGAGTTGAATATTCCTTCAGGCCCAATTTATAAACGAATTAAAAATGGCGAAATATGCGAATTAAATGATGGTCGTGTCATTGATGGGAAAGACTTTATCGGAGAATCTCGTGATGGTCGTATTGTCACTATCCTGGGTGATACAAGACTGCATCCCAATAGCTTAAAATTAGCTCAAGATGCGGATGTCTTGGTACATGAGAGTACCTTTAGTCGTGATGAAAGTAAAATGGCGAAAAGTTACTATCATTCAACATCAACACAAGCAGCAAGTGTGGCTCGTGATAGCAAGGCAAAACAGTTACTATTAACGCATATTAGTGCGAGATATTTAGGCAAAGCTGTTCATGATTTAGAAGATGAAGCAAAAGCAGTGTTTCCTAACACTAAAATTGTGCGTGATTTTGATGTGATTGAAATTCCTCTTAAGAAGAATTAAGGAGCAAAAAGAATGACAAAAAGAATTGGAAATTTAGCAGGTAAAACGGTTCTAATAACAGGCGCTTCAAGTGGTTTGGGCGAACAGATTGCCTATGAAGCCTCAAAAGCTGGGGCAAGAGTGGTTCTTTGTGCCAGAAGAATAGATAAGTTGATTGAAATAGCAGGAATTTGTGAAGAGTATTCCCAGTTGGAAGCTTACTTCTTCACCTTAGACATTAGTGATTTTGATGATGTTGAGTCAAAATTTAAGGCATTAAAAGCAGAAAATTTTGATATCGATGTGTTGGTTAATTGTGCGGGATTTGGTCTTTTTGAACCATTTTTAGAGACAAAATTTTCTGATACTAAGCAGATGTTCTTAGTGAATGTCCTTGGTTTGATGTATATTACTCAAAAAATAGGGATTCAAATGGCTGAAAGAGGTTGCGGACATATTATCAATGTAGCATCTCAAGCAGGTAAAATGGCAACACCTAAATCAAGTATTTATGCTGCTACAAAATTTGCGGTAATTGGTTTTTCTAACAGTTTACGTTTAGAAATGAAACCCTTAGGAATCAGTGTTACAACCGTTAACCCTGGACCGATTAAAACGCCTTTTTTTGATTTAGCAGATCCAAGTGGAACGTATTTAAAATCAATTGACAAATTAGCGTTAGATCCTCAAAAATTGGCTAAAAAAATAGTCAAAGCGATGGGAACAAATAAAAGAGAAATCAATTCCCCTTATCTAATGGAGATTGGTAGTAAATCTTATCAGTTATTTCCCCATATTGGTGATTTTTTAGCTGGTACGATCTTTAATAAAAAATAGGAGGTTCTTACTATGAAGAAAACAACCAAATTATTTTTAGTCTTAATTTTATCCTTCATTGTGGTACTTTTTTCAGTGATCAATGCGCAAAAAATTGAAGTTAATTTAATGCTTGCGAAGATTTCGCTACCATTAGTTGTGATTATAATTGGTTCAGTTTTAGTAGGTGCATTAATCGTTGCTATTGTCATAAGCAGTACGATCTGGCAAAAAAATAAAACGATTAAACAATTAAAACAAGAAGTCCATGCGTTAAAAACGACAGAAACTTCTAATTTTGATTTAGCAGATGATGAAGAAAGTGTTAATTTAAGACAAGAATTAAAAAATAAAGAGTTAGAAATATCTGATTTAAGACACCAATTAGTGAATCAAATGATGTCAGAGAAAAAAGAAACGCCTGAGATAAGTGACTGGCAGGAAAACACAGAAAATTAAATTTAAGGGACTCAGACTAGCGTAATTCAAAAATAATAGTATAATACTAGTTATGTTTAATGAAAACAAACCAGAAAAGAGAGGAAATATGCAGAGAAGAAATAAAGAATTAACGAAACAGATAGACTACGGGATACTACTTCCAGTTTTTTTATTGTCTATTGTAGGGATGTTGTCACTGTATGTTGCTTTAGATAAAGATGCCGGAATGAAAAATATCGTGTCTCAAATGGCTCAACAAGGCTTGTGGTATGTTGTGGGTGGGGTGCTGATTTTTGTGATTATGCAGTTTAGCCCTAAAGCGATTTGGAAATTAACGCCATACGGTTATATCTTGGGTCTTGGTGTTATGACGGCGTTGCTCTTTTACTATGATACCACTCTAGCAGACAGAACAGGTTCTAAAAACTGGTTTAGAGTCGGGAGTTTAACTTTCCAACCAGCGGAGTTAATGAAAATAGCGTATATCCTAATACTGTCTTACATTGTAACGGGACATAATTTAAAAAATACCGCACGAACACTAAAAACAGATGGAATGTTGATTTTAAAATTAGTGATAGCAACGATTCCAGTGGCTGTTCTTTTAAAATTACAAAATGATTTTGGAACAATGCTTGTATTTGTTGCCATTCTAGGTGGAATTTTTATTATGTCTGGGATTTCTTGGAAAATAATTGTTCCGGTGGCTGTGACGTTTACTGTATTAGGTGCTGGTATTTTATACTTAGTGACAACTGATGCGGGGAGAGAGCTGTTATATAGCGTTGGATTTAAAAGTTACCAATTTGCTCGTATTGATAGTTGGATTGATCCCTTTCATGATGCCACAGGTAATTCTTACCAACAAGCTCAAGCTTTAAAAGCGATTGGGTCTGGTGGGATTGGTGGTAAAGGATTTAATGTATCAGATGTGTATGTGCCTGTTAGAGAATCAGATATGATTTTCTCAGTGATTGCTGAAAATTTCGGTTTTATTGGTAGTACATTCGTTATTCTGTTGTATTTTATTTTAATTTACCGAATGATTAGAGTTTGTTTTGATACAAATAATGAATTCTTTTCGTATATTGCCACAGGTGTGATTATGATGATTTTATTCCACGTATTTGAAAATATTGGAGCGAATATTGGATTACTACCTCTAACGGGTATTCCATTGCCGTTTATTAGTCAAGGTGGTTCTTCACTTATGAGTAATATGATTGGTGTTGGTTTAGTGATGTTGATGAGGTATCAATACCAACCAGAAGAAGTGGATTTAAGAAGTATGAGACGTTCTAAATAAAAGTAGTTATGATAAACCAACTTAGGTTTGTCATAACTACTTTTTTTAATATGAAAAAATAATTTGTGCTTGTTTGAAACTTATATGGTGAATCAAATTTTCCTCATTAATAGTGAAGAGAATTAATTCATTAAAATCGTCGACTTGGGTAATATGAATCGTATCACGAATGTTTAAATTAATGGTACTCATATAGTTTAAGATACTCGCATCATCCATGACGCGGCACACCATTGGGGAATCACCCTGTTTGAAGTCTGTAATTGGTTTGACAGCCTTTTCGATAAACTCGTCTTGTGTAGGAATAATACCACCGTGTGGGCAGGTTTCGGGTTGGTCTAAAAAGTCATAAAGCTTAGAAAAGAAAACAGAGTCTTTCACATGCTCTAATTCTTCAGATAAGTGATGTAAATCATGTAAAGAATAGCCTAATTTTTCGTAAAGAAAAGTTTCGATTATTCGGTGATTTCTAATGATTAAGACTGTTTGATTTAAGCCTTCTTGGGTTAATTTAACTCCTGTGTATGGTTTATATTCGATTAAACCGTCTTTTTGTAATTTTTCAACCATTTCAGTAACGGAGGCAGGAGAGACACCTAGATGAGTTGATAAAGTTTTGTTTGATACAAATTCATGAATGCCATTATTCTCATAAATTGCTTTTAGGTAATCCTCTTTATTGCTTGATGAAGTTTTCATTGTTTTCCTCCTACGTTTATATCAATCCGTTAAAGATATCCTTAACCTATCTATTTTAACATATTTTTAGAAGATAATGAAAAAAATTAGCAAATACTTTTTTTTCTGATTATGATATACTTAACAAAGTAAAATTGAAAGTGAGGCAAAAAATTATGGCAATTTTTTATTGGTATCCTAAATGTTCAACATGTAAAAAGGCAAAAATCTGGTTAGATGAGAATAAAATAGACTATGATATCATCGATATGATTGAAACACCTCCAGCAAAAGAATTACTTGTAGAGTGGATGACAAACAATGAATATCCTATCCGTCGCTTCTTTAATACAAGTGGTATTCGTTATAGAGAACAAGGTTTAAAAAATACAGTAAATGATTTTTCAGAAGAAGAAGCAGCAGGTCGTCTATGTGTAGATGGTATGTTGATTAAGCGCCCGATTATGGTTTTAGGGGATAAAGTGTTATTAGGGTTTAAAGAAGCAGAATACGAAGAAGCGTTTCTGTAAGAAAGTTGGATGACAATGACTGAAAAGAATTTATGGATGAAAGAAGATACAGAGGGAATTACTGTTGGTTTGACAGAGTTCGCTCAAGATGATCTAGGAAGTATCAGCTTTGCTATGTTACCTAAAGTGGGGAGTCAAGTAGTAGCTGGTGAAGGTGTGGTTGAACTTGAAGCCGAAAAAGCAGTGGTTGAATATGAAGCACCAACTTCTGGAACTATCTTAGCTGTGAATGAAGAAGCAGCTAAAAATGTGAAAGTTTTAGACGAGCCTGGTGCTTGGTTGTATAAAGTATCTAAATAAAGAGAGTTATAAGATTTCCTAGCAGTTTTGGGGAATCTTTTTTTGTTCGTCTTTTATTTATTTTCTATATTAAATGTTTCTCTTATTTCTTTAAAGAAAGTTAAGACATTGTTATACTGATACTTATGATTAAAGTAAAAAGGTAGTGAATAAGATGAAAAAGTTAATCTTATTTTGTTGGATGTTATTAGTGCTACCAATCAGCGCTCAAGGAGTAACAGAAGAACAAAGTCAAGATATTCAAAAATTATTGGATGAAGCCTGTCGTGTCTCTAAAACACCAGGAGCATCTGTTGTTGTTAGGGAGAATGGAGAGACGTCCTATTATTATTCAGGATATGCAGATTTAAATTCAAAGACAGAAGTCAATGAGCAGACTTTATTTGAATTGGCTTCTGTGAGTAAGTCTTTTACTGGATTAGCTATTTTACTGTTGGAAGAAGAAGGGAAACTATCACTAAATGATGCTATCATAGAT
Coding sequences within it:
- the rnz gene encoding ribonuclease Z; translation: MEIQFLGTGAGVPSKQRNVTGIALKLLDERNAVWLFDCGEGTQQQILNTTIRPRKIEKIFITHLHGDHIFGLPGLLSSRSFQSGEGVLEIYGPKGIRNFVLTSLKVSETHLKYQIKFIEIEEAGLIFEDQGFKVYCEELDHRIKCYGYRVEEADFQGELLVDKLKELNIPSGPIYKRIKNGEICELNDGRVIDGKDFIGESRDGRIVTILGDTRLHPNSLKLAQDADVLVHESTFSRDESKMAKSYYHSTSTQAASVARDSKAKQLLLTHISARYLGKAVHDLEDEAKAVFPNTKIVRDFDVIEIPLKKN
- a CDS encoding SDR family NAD(P)-dependent oxidoreductase, with the translated sequence MTKRIGNLAGKTVLITGASSGLGEQIAYEASKAGARVVLCARRIDKLIEIAGICEEYSQLEAYFFTLDISDFDDVESKFKALKAENFDIDVLVNCAGFGLFEPFLETKFSDTKQMFLVNVLGLMYITQKIGIQMAERGCGHIINVASQAGKMATPKSSIYAATKFAVIGFSNSLRLEMKPLGISVTTVNPGPIKTPFFDLADPSGTYLKSIDKLALDPQKLAKKIVKAMGTNKREINSPYLMEIGSKSYQLFPHIGDFLAGTIFNKK
- a CDS encoding LapA family protein; its protein translation is MKKTTKLFLVLILSFIVVLFSVINAQKIEVNLMLAKISLPLVVIIIGSVLVGALIVAIVISSTIWQKNKTIKQLKQEVHALKTTETSNFDLADDEESVNLRQELKNKELEISDLRHQLVNQMMSEKKETPEISDWQENTEN
- a CDS encoding FtsW/RodA/SpoVE family cell cycle protein; its protein translation is MQRRNKELTKQIDYGILLPVFLLSIVGMLSLYVALDKDAGMKNIVSQMAQQGLWYVVGGVLIFVIMQFSPKAIWKLTPYGYILGLGVMTALLFYYDTTLADRTGSKNWFRVGSLTFQPAELMKIAYILILSYIVTGHNLKNTARTLKTDGMLILKLVIATIPVAVLLKLQNDFGTMLVFVAILGGIFIMSGISWKIIVPVAVTFTVLGAGILYLVTTDAGRELLYSVGFKSYQFARIDSWIDPFHDATGNSYQQAQALKAIGSGGIGGKGFNVSDVYVPVRESDMIFSVIAENFGFIGSTFVILLYFILIYRMIRVCFDTNNEFFSYIATGVIMMILFHVFENIGANIGLLPLTGIPLPFISQGGSSLMSNMIGVGLVMLMRYQYQPEEVDLRSMRRSK
- a CDS encoding metal-dependent transcriptional regulator; this translates as MKTSSSNKEDYLKAIYENNGIHEFVSNKTLSTHLGVSPASVTEMVEKLQKDGLIEYKPYTGVKLTQEGLNQTVLIIRNHRIIETFLYEKLGYSLHDLHHLSEELEHVKDSVFFSKLYDFLDQPETCPHGGIIPTQDEFIEKAVKPITDFKQGDSPMVCRVMDDASILNYMSTINLNIRDTIHITQVDDFNELILFTINEENLIHHISFKQAQIIFSY
- a CDS encoding arsenate reductase family protein; amino-acid sequence: MAIFYWYPKCSTCKKAKIWLDENKIDYDIIDMIETPPAKELLVEWMTNNEYPIRRFFNTSGIRYREQGLKNTVNDFSEEEAAGRLCVDGMLIKRPIMVLGDKVLLGFKEAEYEEAFL
- a CDS encoding glycine cleavage system protein H; this translates as MTEKNLWMKEDTEGITVGLTEFAQDDLGSISFAMLPKVGSQVVAGEGVVELEAEKAVVEYEAPTSGTILAVNEEAAKNVKVLDEPGAWLYKVSK